Part of the Caulifigura coniformis genome, GCGACTGGCCTACACCGGCCTCCTCCTGATCGGCTCGATCCCGGTGATGGCGATCGGCCTGGCCGACAGTTTCACCACGTTCCTGCTCTTTCGCGTGGCGATCGGAATGATCGGGGCGTCGTTCGTCGTCACGCAGTTCCACACCTCGGTGATGTTCGCGCCGTCGTGCGTCGGAACGGCCAACGCAACGGCCGCCGGCTGGGGGAACCTCGGGGGCGGCGTGACGCAGATGGTCATGCCGCTGGTCTATGGCGCGTTCGTCACGAGTCTCGGGTGGACGAGTTCTTCCGCCTGGCGCGGCAGCATGTTCGTCGCCGGGGCGATCTGCTTCCTGACCGGCATCGCCTACTACTTCCTGACTCAGGACACGCCGCAGGGAAACTACGCCGACCTCAAGGCTCGCGGCCTGCTCGCGAAGAAGCCTGCCGTCGAAGGCTCGTTCCGGGCGGCCTGTCGCGATCGCCGCGTGTGGGTGCTGTTCGTCGCCTATGCCTGCTGTTTCGGCCTGGAACTGACGCTCGACAATGTCGCCGCGCTCTACTTCGTCGACTACTTCGCGGAGTTGAAGTCGGCCGACCCGATGTCGGCCCTCAAGACCGCGGGGTTCATCGCAGGGCTGTTCGGTTCCATGAACCTGTTCGCGAGGGCGCTGGGGGGCTGGATCGGAGACAAGTTCGGATCGAAATCGGGGCTCTCCGGCCGCGCCCGCTGGCTGTTCCTGACGCTGTTTTGTGAGGGCATCGCCCTGCTGATGTTCTCGCAGGCCCGGACCCTTGCCGTCGGGATTCCGCTGCTCATGCTGCTCGGGCTGTTCGTGAAGATGTCGAACGGCGCGACCTACGCAGTCGCGCCGTTCCTGAATCGCGAGGC contains:
- a CDS encoding MFS transporter, with amino-acid sequence MSAAEKATSIRLLDVHSPPMRAFHMTWFAFFLCFFAWFGIAPLMPIVRDELHLTKDQVGWCIIGSVAITIFARLFIGWLCDRIGPRLAYTGLLLIGSIPVMAIGLADSFTTFLLFRVAIGMIGASFVVTQFHTSVMFAPSCVGTANATAAGWGNLGGGVTQMVMPLVYGAFVTSLGWTSSSAWRGSMFVAGAICFLTGIAYYFLTQDTPQGNYADLKARGLLAKKPAVEGSFRAACRDRRVWVLFVAYACCFGLELTLDNVAALYFVDYFAELKSADPMSALKTAGFIAGLFGSMNLFARALGGWIGDKFGSKSGLSGRARWLFLTLFCEGIALLMFSQARTLAVGIPLLMLLGLFVKMSNGATYAVAPFLNREALGSVTGIVGAGGNVGAVLAGFLFKSSAITWPTAMFLLGIIVTLSSFAVLAVRFADKAAEDLAPQGEPSLGHGAAIAQA